In one Corallococcus sp. EGB genomic region, the following are encoded:
- a CDS encoding Glu/Leu/Phe/Val dehydrogenase: MNAVDGTNYYFRKAARVMDVGTPIETLLATPLREVKVQVSIEMDSGEIRTFLGYRIQHDNSRGPMKGGLRYHPALDQDECVSLASLMTWKTAVVNVPYGGAKGGVACDPAQMSLKEVERLTRKFVDQIQDVIGPTRDIPAPDVNTNPQVMAWVMDQYSRYHGHSPAVVTGKPLELYGSKGREAATGRGLLYVCREILRDLGMPVKGTRFAIQGFGNVGSHIAQLIWGDGGVVVAASDVLGGMYNPLGLDVPSLFEHVKRTGTVTGFSGGTPCTNEDVLAADCEVLIPAALGHVLTRDNANSVRARLVVEGANGPTQPEADDILEKRGIFVVPDILASAGGVTVSYLEWVQNLQHVSWEEDRVNAELEKTMKEAYDRVAQIARSRKVSMRTAAYILAIGRVGKATVLRGI, translated from the coding sequence ATGAACGCCGTCGACGGCACCAACTACTACTTCCGCAAGGCCGCGCGGGTGATGGACGTGGGCACGCCCATCGAAACGCTCCTGGCCACGCCCCTGCGCGAGGTGAAGGTGCAGGTGTCCATCGAGATGGACTCCGGAGAGATCCGCACGTTCCTGGGCTACCGCATCCAGCACGACAACAGCCGCGGCCCCATGAAGGGCGGCCTGCGCTACCACCCCGCCCTGGACCAGGACGAGTGCGTGTCGCTCGCGTCGCTGATGACGTGGAAGACCGCCGTGGTGAACGTGCCCTACGGCGGCGCCAAGGGCGGCGTGGCGTGCGACCCCGCGCAGATGAGCCTCAAGGAAGTGGAGCGGCTCACGCGCAAGTTCGTGGATCAGATCCAAGACGTCATCGGGCCCACGCGGGACATCCCCGCGCCGGACGTCAACACCAACCCCCAGGTGATGGCCTGGGTGATGGACCAGTACTCGCGCTACCACGGGCACTCGCCGGCGGTGGTGACGGGCAAGCCCCTGGAGCTGTACGGGTCCAAGGGCCGCGAGGCCGCCACCGGCCGCGGCCTGCTCTACGTGTGCCGCGAAATCCTGCGGGACCTGGGCATGCCGGTGAAGGGCACGCGCTTCGCCATCCAGGGCTTCGGCAACGTGGGCAGCCACATCGCGCAGCTCATCTGGGGCGACGGCGGCGTGGTGGTGGCCGCGTCCGACGTGCTCGGCGGCATGTACAACCCGCTGGGCCTGGACGTGCCGTCCCTCTTCGAGCACGTGAAGCGCACCGGCACCGTGACGGGCTTTTCCGGCGGCACGCCGTGCACCAACGAGGACGTGCTCGCGGCGGACTGTGAGGTGCTCATCCCCGCCGCGCTGGGCCACGTGCTCACCCGCGACAACGCCAACAGCGTGCGCGCGCGCCTGGTGGTGGAGGGCGCCAACGGCCCCACCCAGCCGGAGGCGGACGACATCCTGGAGAAGCGCGGCATCTTCGTGGTGCCGGACATCCTGGCCAGCGCGGGCGGCGTGACGGTGAGCTACCTGGAGTGGGTGCAGAACCTCCAGCACGTCTCCTGGGAGGAGGACCGCGTCAACGCGGAGCTGGAGAAGACCATGAAGGAGGCCTACGACCGGGTGGCGCAGATTGCCCGCTCGCGCAAGGTCTCCATGCGGACGGCCGCCTACATCCTGGCCATTGGCCGGGTGGGCAAGGCCACGGTGCTGCGCGGCATCTGA
- a CDS encoding helix-turn-helix domain-containing protein, with amino-acid sequence MRPHSPDDSDAGSSLLGLARRIRTLRERRGLTQEDFAARCDISVSFVSLLERGERNPSYDTLLQVAAALELPLWELFRLEDAEDAGAHRLVEWVRLKGLGREDVERLLAVAEAMFSGGPGAATAPAKAGAACASPECGRPVLARGLCVAHYHRARRKKAAPEP; translated from the coding sequence ATGCGCCCCCACTCCCCGGACGACAGCGACGCCGGTTCGTCCCTCCTGGGACTGGCGCGGCGGATCCGCACGCTGCGCGAGCGCCGGGGCCTCACGCAGGAGGACTTCGCCGCCCGGTGCGACATCTCCGTGAGCTTCGTGTCCCTGCTGGAGCGCGGCGAGCGCAACCCCAGCTACGACACGCTCCTCCAGGTCGCGGCCGCGCTGGAGCTGCCGCTGTGGGAGCTGTTCCGGCTGGAGGACGCGGAGGACGCGGGGGCTCATCGGCTGGTGGAGTGGGTGCGGCTGAAGGGACTGGGCCGGGAGGACGTGGAGCGCCTGCTGGCCGTGGCGGAGGCGATGTTCAGCGGTGGGCCGGGCGCCGCGACGGCTCCGGCGAAGGCGGGGGCGGCCTGCGCGTCACCGGAGTGTGGCCGGCCCGTGCTGGCCCGGGGGTTGTGCGTGGCGCACTACCACCGGGCCCGCAGGAAGAAGGCGGCCCCGGAGCCTTGA
- a CDS encoding threonine ammonia-lyase: protein MVTLQDIQAARERLRSALRPTPCPASDSFTEKTDCAVVYFKLENLQRTGAFKERGALNKLLTLTDAEKRRGVIAASAGNHAQGVAYHARRLGIRATIVMPERTPLIKVTRTRDDYGARVVLKGANYDEAYAEALSIQAAEDLVFVHPFNDPHVIAGQGTIALELLEQCPDLELVVVPVGGGGLISGVAVALKETNPRIQVVGVQASTIASMKASLDAGKRTELTTAGTTIADGIAVKVPGELTFEHVRKYVDAVVTVDEEEIAAAILMMLEQEKSVAEGAGAAGLAALVNGRIPQARGKRVAIIVGGGNIDMNVISRIIERGLVKAGRLVQLEVRLPDRPGMLARLTTQIAEMRANVVDLHHDRAFSKAGLGEATVEVMLETTGHGHIQELMSALESQGWQVART from the coding sequence ATGGTCACCCTGCAGGACATCCAGGCAGCGCGCGAACGGCTGCGCTCCGCGCTGCGCCCCACGCCGTGCCCCGCGTCGGACTCCTTCACGGAGAAGACCGACTGCGCGGTGGTGTACTTCAAGCTGGAGAACCTCCAGCGCACCGGCGCCTTCAAGGAGCGCGGCGCGCTCAACAAGCTCTTGACGCTGACGGACGCGGAGAAGCGCCGGGGCGTCATCGCGGCCTCCGCCGGCAACCACGCGCAGGGCGTGGCGTACCACGCGCGCCGGCTGGGCATCCGCGCCACCATCGTGATGCCGGAGCGCACGCCGCTCATCAAGGTGACGCGCACGCGGGATGACTACGGCGCGCGCGTGGTGCTCAAGGGCGCCAACTACGACGAGGCCTACGCGGAGGCCCTGAGCATCCAGGCCGCCGAGGACCTCGTCTTCGTGCACCCCTTCAACGACCCGCACGTCATCGCGGGCCAGGGAACGATCGCGCTGGAGCTGCTGGAGCAGTGCCCGGACCTGGAGCTGGTGGTGGTGCCGGTGGGCGGCGGCGGGCTCATCTCCGGCGTGGCCGTGGCGCTCAAGGAGACGAACCCGCGCATCCAGGTGGTGGGCGTGCAGGCCTCCACCATCGCCAGCATGAAGGCGTCGCTGGATGCGGGGAAGCGCACGGAGCTCACCACCGCGGGCACCACCATCGCGGACGGCATCGCGGTGAAGGTGCCGGGGGAGCTCACCTTCGAGCATGTGCGCAAGTACGTGGACGCGGTGGTGACGGTGGACGAGGAGGAGATCGCCGCCGCCATCCTGATGATGCTGGAGCAGGAGAAGTCGGTGGCGGAGGGCGCGGGCGCGGCGGGCCTGGCGGCGCTCGTCAACGGCCGGATTCCGCAGGCCAGGGGCAAGCGCGTCGCCATCATCGTGGGCGGCGGCAACATCGACATGAACGTCATCAGCCGCATCATCGAGCGCGGCCTCGTGAAGGCGGGCCGCCTGGTGCAGCTGGAGGTGCGGCTGCCGGACAGGCCCGGCATGCTCGCGCGGCTCACCACGCAGATCGCGGAGATGCGCGCCAACGTGGTGGACCTGCACCACGACCGCGCCTTCTCCAAGGCGGGCCTGGGCGAGGCCACGGTGGAGGTGATGCTGGAGACCACCGGACACGGCCACATCCAGGAGCTGATGTCCGCGCTGGAGTCCCAGGGCTGGCAGGTCGCCCGGACGTAG
- a CDS encoding tetratricopeptide repeat protein, which produces MNTPLIAVLLLAAAPPAQKAKELAAHKEWEELYLAFAAADPAAYPEPQRPQVAGPLLKGCEALLAEDPVMAYSLGERAVAFQETAGGLRCLARSALKTDQRATAEEVLNKGLERFPKDGAFALELARLQLQDKDSAGALATLQKVPAKSKEAGEARKLMQLARSQVSEEGAARREAERLEQRMNGEPTPGDTRQAKGSAGGNVVSAGLSYESSEGKDGMRVRQNRRFAIRYFNSDRDFGQRAEYEGKVVSALDEAYDFTQRTLGRARERQLNVVLYTRDEFATHLGETYAARVAGLYHDNAIRMNDAAELTQGTKATLVHEYVHAALDEICPRGGDALPRWFNEGLAEYIEWRYLGLDGPPRGLRDRMRGYAKQGSLPSLADMDSRAPISMADPEVAYGTSAMAVRELVRLGGQERLLDFVQKVGQAGSFQEVLKSTYEKDFASLDQAVRTALSGR; this is translated from the coding sequence ATGAACACGCCCCTCATCGCCGTGCTGCTGCTCGCCGCCGCCCCACCCGCGCAGAAGGCGAAGGAGCTGGCCGCCCACAAGGAGTGGGAGGAGCTGTACCTCGCGTTCGCGGCCGCGGATCCAGCCGCCTACCCGGAGCCGCAGCGGCCGCAGGTGGCGGGGCCGCTGCTCAAGGGCTGCGAGGCGCTGCTCGCGGAGGACCCGGTGATGGCGTACTCGCTGGGCGAGCGCGCCGTGGCCTTCCAGGAGACGGCGGGGGGGCTGCGGTGCCTGGCGCGCTCCGCGCTGAAGACGGATCAACGGGCCACCGCGGAGGAGGTCCTGAACAAGGGCCTGGAGCGCTTCCCCAAGGACGGCGCGTTCGCGCTGGAGCTGGCGCGGCTGCAGTTGCAGGACAAGGACTCGGCGGGGGCGCTGGCCACGCTGCAGAAGGTGCCCGCGAAGTCGAAGGAGGCCGGCGAGGCTCGCAAGCTGATGCAGCTGGCGCGCTCGCAGGTGTCGGAGGAAGGGGCCGCGCGGCGCGAGGCGGAGCGCCTGGAGCAGCGGATGAATGGCGAGCCCACGCCGGGGGACACGCGCCAGGCGAAGGGGTCCGCGGGTGGGAACGTGGTGTCCGCCGGGCTGAGCTACGAGTCCAGCGAGGGCAAGGACGGCATGCGCGTGCGCCAGAACCGGCGCTTCGCCATCCGCTACTTCAACAGCGACCGGGACTTCGGCCAGCGCGCGGAGTACGAGGGCAAGGTCGTCTCGGCGCTCGACGAGGCCTATGACTTCACCCAGCGGACCCTCGGGAGGGCCCGCGAGCGGCAGCTGAACGTGGTGCTCTACACCCGCGACGAGTTCGCCACGCACCTCGGCGAGACCTACGCGGCCCGGGTGGCCGGCCTGTACCACGACAACGCCATCCGCATGAACGACGCGGCGGAGCTGACCCAGGGTACGAAGGCCACGCTCGTCCACGAGTACGTCCACGCGGCGCTGGACGAAATCTGCCCGCGCGGCGGCGACGCCCTGCCCCGCTGGTTCAACGAGGGCCTGGCCGAGTACATCGAGTGGCGCTACCTGGGGCTGGATGGCCCCCCGCGTGGCCTGCGCGACCGGATGCGCGGCTACGCGAAGCAGGGCTCCCTGCCGAGCCTGGCGGACATGGACTCGCGGGCGCCCATCTCCATGGCCGACCCGGAAGTCGCCTACGGCACCTCCGCCATGGCGGTCCGGGAGCTGGTGCGGCTGGGAGGCCAGGAGCGGCTCCTGGACTTCGTCCAGAAGGTGGGCCAGGCCGGATCCTTCCAGGAGGTCCTGAAGTCGACGTACGAAAAGGACTTCGCCAGCCTGGACCAGGCCGTGCGTACCGCCCTCTCGGGGAGGTAG